A genomic window from Sciurus carolinensis unplaced genomic scaffold, mSciCar1.2, whole genome shotgun sequence includes:
- the LOC124975004 gene encoding LOW QUALITY PROTEIN: 26S proteasome non-ATPase regulatory subunit 4-like (The sequence of the model RefSeq protein was modified relative to this genomic sequence to represent the inferred CDS: substituted 1 base at 1 genomic stop codon) — translation MREEGCNIFLENTVLCVYSSEYMWNGDLLPPWPQTQQYAVNKVCHSKTGSIHEYKVGLVTLANDCEVLIILTPDTGSILSMLHTIQPKCKITFCTIICIAHLTLKHRQGKNHKLCIIAFVGSPKEDNKKDLFKLAEHLKKEKVNVNSINFGEEEVNTENVITFVNTLNGKDGTCSHLVTMPPGPHLVDALISSPILAGEGGAMLGLGASDFEFEVDPSADPERSLVLHVSMEEQXQRQDEEAWWVAAASATETGIATGGTEDSDDALLNMTISQQEFGCTGLPDLSSKIEKEKIAYAMQMSLQGAEFGQTESANLDANSAMDKSEPTKEEDNYDMMQDPEFFQSVLENLLGVDTDNEDIQNAIGSLDSQTTKDGKKDKKEEDKK, via the coding sequence ATGAGGGAGGAAGGTTGCAATATTTTTTTGGAGAATACTGTGCTTTGTGTGTACAGCAGTGAGTATATGTGGAATGGAGACCTCTTACCCCCTTGGCCAcagacccaacagtatgctgtCAACAAAGTATGTCACTCAAAGACTGGAAGCATCCATGAGTACAAAGTTGGCCTCGTCACACTGGCCAATGACTGTGAAGTGCTAATCATTCTAACCCCTGACACTGGCAGCATCCTGTCCATGCTCCATACCATTCAACCCAAGTGCAAGATCACTTTCTGCACTATCATTTGCATAGCCCATCTGACTCTGAAGCACCGACAAGGCAAGAATCACAAGCTGTGCATCATTGCTTTTGTGGGAAGCCCCAAAGAAGACAACAAGAAGGATCTGTTTAAACTGGCTGAGCacctcaagaaagaaaaagtaaatgttaaCAGTATCAATTTTGGGGAAGAGGAGGTGAACACAGAAAATGTGATCACCTTTGTAAACACACTGAATGGCAAAGATGGAACTTGTTCTCATTTGGTGACAATGCCTCCTGGGCCCCACTTGGTTGATGCTCTCATCAGTTCTCCAATTCTTGCTGGTGAAGGTGGTGCCATGTTGGGTCTTGGTGCCAGTGACTTTGAATTTGAAGTGGATCCCAGTGCTGATCCTGAGCGTTCCCTGGTTCTTCATGTTTCTATGGAAGAGCAGTAGCAAAGGCAGGATGAGGAGGCATGGTGGGTAGCAGCAGCTTCTGCAACTGAGACTGGGATTGCTACAGGTGGGACTGAAGACTCAGATGATGCCCTGCTTAATATGACCATCAGCCAGCAAGAGTTTGGCTGCACAGGGCTCCCTGATCTAAGTAGTAAGATTGAGAAAGAGAAGATTGCTTATGCCATGCAGATGTCCCTGCAGGGAGCAGAGTTTGGCCAGACAGAATCAGCCAACCTTGATGCCAACTCAGCCATGGACAAATCTGAACCAACCAAGGAAGAGGATAATTATGACATGATGCAGGACCCTGAGTTTTTTCAGAGTGTCCTAGAGAACCTTCTGGGTGTGGATACTGATAATGAAGACATTCAAAATGCCATAGGCTCTCTTGACTCACAGACCACAAAGGATGGCAAGAAGGACAAGAAGGAAGAGGATAAGAAGTGA